The nucleotide sequence CAGGAGAGCGTGCGCGACCTGGAGCATGCGCGCTCGATCCTGCGGCGCTACAGCGACTACTACGACACCAAGACCATCAAGATGTACGTCGCGGGCAACCGGCAGCAGCGGCAGTGGATCCTGATGGCCGCTCGCGAGCAGGGCCTCATGCCCACCACGGAAGGATCGCTCAACCTCAAGCAGAACCTGACGGAGACCCTCGACGGCTACCCCGGCCTCGAGCACTCGCTGCCCATCTATCCGCTGTACGACGACGTGGTCCAGCTGTTCGTGGCCTCGCGCCGCGTGTACACGCCGACCCTCCTGGTCTCCTACGGGGGCCCGTGGGCCGAGAACTGGTTCTACGAGACGGAGGAGGTGCACGACGACGCCAAGCTCCGACACTTCATGCCGCACGAGGAGGTGGACCGGGTGGCGCTACGTCGGCCGCAGTGGTTCCGCGAGGATCAACACGTCTTCGAGGATCATGCGCGCTTCGTGCGCGATCTGGTCGCTGCCGGGGGCCGCGTGGGGGTCGGAAGCCACGGTCAGCTGCAAGGCCTCGGCTACCACTGGGAGCTGTGGGCCCTGCAATCGGGTGGACTGCCCGAGCACGAGGCGCTGCGTGTGGCCACGCAGTTCGGTGCCGAGGCCATCGGCCTCGATGGCGACCTGGGCTCCATCGAACCGGGGAAGCTGGCCGACCTGGTGGTGCTCGAGCGGAACCCGCTGGACGACATCCGCAATTCGCGCAGCATCCGCTGGGTCATGAAGAACGGGCGGCTCTACGACGGGGACACGTTGGACGAGATCTACCCGCGTCAGCGCCAGCGGCCGCCGTCCTGGTGGAGCAGCCGCGAGCCGACGGGCGTCCCGGGTGTCGGCCCGCGGTAGCCGCAGCCGATCTTCCGCCTGAAGCGCAGGCAGCGGGCGCCCAGCGGCGTCGAGCCCGTCCTGCGACGGCGGCCTGATGGAATCCGCTACAGCGGACCCTCGTGCCAGGGCCCCCAGACGGCGTACGTGGCGCTCGCGAGGGTCTCTCCCCGGCGCCGCCCGCCCTGGGTGTTGAAGAACAGCACGCGCCCGTCCGGGCTGAAGCAGGCCCCGGCCATCTCGCCCGCGGTCTCCTCCGATCCGGCGAGGTGGCGCACGACATCGATGATGCGACCGTCCGCGTCGAGCCCGCGGACGTACTGGTCGCCGCGCCCGTCTTCGCACATGAACAGCGCCCCGCCGGGACGAAGGCAGATGTTGTCGGGCGCGTCCAGCACGTCGGGTGAGGGCGACTCGAAGACCAGGACCAGCTCGCCGTGGTCGGGCCCGGTGGGCCGATAGAAGAACACCTGGCCGGCTTCGGCGTCGCCGCCGTTCGTGCTCACGATGTAGATGCCGTCGTCGACGGCCGCCGCCCCTTCCAGACGGGCGAACACCGCTCCGCCCGCCGAGTGACCCTGGCGGAACACCGCGGCCGGGTCGTCCTCCGCGTTGGCCGGGTCGGGATCGGCGATGTCGACCCAGTGGACGGGAAGCACCGCACCTTGCGTCTGACCGCGGGCGGTGACGTAGCCCGGCCGATCGTCGACGGCCAGCATCTGCAGGCGCCCACCGGCCGCCAGGGTTCCGGGCTGCTCCGGGAGGAAGCGGTAGAAGCCCGCCCCCGGCCGGGTGGCGTCGTCGGGCACGTACCAGGCGTCCTCGGTCTCGTAGACGATGCCGGTCGCCGGATCCACGGCGATGGCCTCGTGCACGAAGCGTCCCATGGCCACGAGCGGCACCGGCGCCACCGGTCCCGTCGCGGAGGCCGGCACCTCGAAGATGTACCCGTGCGGCCGCTCGAATCCGTGGCCCGCGCCCCAGGTGTTCTCCTCGCACGAGAGCCAGCTCCCCCAGGGCGTGGGGCCCCCCGCGCAGTTGACCCGGGTCCCCGCCAGCGAGACGAACTCGTCGACGAGCTCCACCTCGAGGTCGTCGCCGACGCTGCGGATCCGCACCTCCAGGGACGTGGTGCCGCCGCTGGCCAGCGGATCGTAGGCCGGTGTGGCGAGCGTCACGCCGGCCCCCGCGTCGTCGACCATCTCGTGGTTGCGGATGAGTCGCAAGTTGCCGTTGGGGAGCCGGAAGACCGCCATCCCGTCGAAGGCGTTGGGAACGTCCAGGCCGCCGCGCACGGTCGAGGGACGCGCGCCCTCGCTCAGGCGCACACACCGGAAGCCGGGTGGGATCTCCAGCTCCGAGATGCCCGGCGCCGGCACCAGCGCGCCGTAGGAAGGCGCCCGGACGGCGCCTTCGCTCGCCGCGCAGCCTGCGAGGCTCCACAGGCCGGTCAGGGAGGGCGCGAGCAGGGCACCGCCCCCGGCCCCCGCCGCCCGGCGGAGGAAGGCGCGGCGGTCGAGCGGAGCGAACGGACCGTTCTGGATCATGTCAGCGTCGTGGGGGAAGGGAGCGGTTCTGGTCGAGGGCGCCGTACTCCTCGAGGATCCGGCGCGTGGACGCAAGTGGCAGGGCTTTGTACACCCGCCCGCGCCCGCGGACGGTCGTGGCCTTGAGGAGGGCGTTGTAGATCGCCTCCTCGGTGGCCTCTACGACCGCGGCGAACAGCGGTGACATCTGCGCGTTGGAGAGCGAAGGCAACGCGCGCGGCTCGGGGTCGTCACGGGGCCGTCGCACGGACTCGGCGGAGGAGAAGGCGATCACGTAGTCACCGGAGCTGTTGTGCATGAACGAGCCCGTGCGACCAGCACCCAGCATGGCCCGCTCCGAGAGGCGTGCGAGCGCCGCTGCCGTGAGGGGAGCGTCCGTGGCCACGACGATCATGAGGGAGCCGCCGTCTTGCGCAGACGGCTGGGGAGGCGCGTCCGGCACCGAGAGCGCGGCTTCGTAGCTGAAGGATCCCAGCGCGCGTCCCACGGGAGCGCCGTTCATGCTGAGCGTGCCACCGAAGTTGGTCTGCACGAGCACGCCGACGCTCCAGCCTCCGAGGGACGCCGGGAGCAGCCGCGAGGACGTTCCGATGCCCCCCTTCCAGCCGAAGGCGGTGGTGCCCGTGCCGGCGCCGACGGACCCCTCGGCGACCGGCCCGGAGCGCGCATTGGCGAGGGCCTCGCGCACGTGTTCCGGGCCGATGGGATCCACCCACATGTCGTTCAGCCAGCTGTCGTTGGTCTCCCCCACGACCGGATTGATGGTGTGGTCGGGGCCCGGGTCGGCGTCCATCAGCGTCCAGGCCAACCCCCGGGCCGCCGACCAGACGCAGAGCGTGCAGGTGAGCAGCACGGGGGTCTCGATCTCACCGAACTCGCGGACCTGGGTCTCTCCGATCAGCTTGCCGTACCCGTTCGCGCTGTGGATCCAGGCGGGTACGGGGCGGGCGTACAGGTCGCCGGCTGCCGGCACGACGGCCGTCACACCTGTGCGGATGCTGTCTCCCTCCATGACGGTCGCATGACCGACGCGCACGCCGGGGACGTCCGTGATGGCGTTGTGCGTCCCCGTGGGGAGCACACCCACGACGAGCCCGATCTCGCGCGCTCGCGGGCGCACGGACCCGTCGTCGCGGTAGTCCGGAGCCGCCCCGTCGGCGACGGTCTCCAGGGACAGGCTGACGGAGCCCCCGGACGGATCGGTGCACGATCCCGCGAGGGTCCGGGTCCCGCGAAGGCTGCACTGCACCGGACCGCTCATCCCGGAGCCCTGGAACGCGAACGCGAATCCGTCGGAGCGATCCACGTCGTGCAACACCATGCCGCTTCCGGCGTCGAAGAGCAGATCGCCGTGCGCCACTCCGGCGTTCGACCAGACATGCAGCGTCCAGGACTCCGTGGCACCGTCCGGGTAGCGCGCGGTGCCCCTCCAGAGCCCGGAGCGATCCTGCGCCGCGGCGGTCCCAGTTGCCGCCAGCGCCTGCGCACACAGGTACAGCGCGGCCTGTGCGTTGCGGCGGCCCCCACGCTTCACGACGCCTCCTGCAGCCCGGTCCACCGGGCCGGCTCGGTGCGACGCGGGCCCAGCGCCCGCCAGCGGAAGCGGTGCAGCCAGGGATTGTCCCGCCCCTCCACCGCATCGGCGGCGAGCGCACCGAGCAGCGGGGCGAACTTGTATCCGTGCCCGCTGCCTCCGCTGGCCACGAACACGCCCGGGCGATCGGGGTGGCGGTCGATCAGGAAATCGTTGTCGAACGTCTCCGTGTAGACGCACAGGCGACGTTGCACGATCGGCGCCTGCGCCACCTCGGGAAGCGCTTCGGCGAGGAAGGTGCGCAGGTGGCTCTCGTGCTCGGGCAGCACGACCCGGGGCGCACCGGGCGCCAGCGGGACCCCGGGGCCGTGATTGGCGATCTTCAGGCGTCCGTCGGGCAGCGCCGGGAAGCCGTACCAGCCGGAGCGGGCGATGTCGGCGGCCCACACGCGGAAGCCGGGCGGCCGGAAGCGGTCGGGATCCTCGACCCGCAGGTGGAAGACCGGCTGGCCGACGGCGCTGATCCGATCCGACAGCTCCGGCAGGAGCAGAGGGGTCCAGCTCCCGGCGGCCACGAGCACGACGTCCGCCCCAGCGGAGGATCCGTCCGTCCAGCGCACCACGGGACCGCGCGCGTCGTGTTCGATGGCATGCGCGCACCGGCCCTCCTGGAGATCGACTCCCATCTCCGCTGCACGCTGTGCCAGCTCGACGAGCACGCGGGCGCTCGGAGACCAACCACCATCCAGGTTGAGATAGCCGTCCACCCAGGGGCCGGACGACCACAGGGGGAACGAGTCACGCAGCATACGCGCGTCGACGCGCTCCACGCGCTGCTTCCGCTCGAGGGCCACGCCCCAGGAATCGTGCTCGAACGACCCCGGAACCAGGGGACGGCGCGACAGCAGGAGGAATCCGGTGCGCTCGAAGGCCGGCCAACCCCACTGCTCGTTCCACTCCCCCCATCCTCGCACCGCCGCTTCGGCGAGGGCCGTGTAGAACGCGTCGGCGCCGTAGTCCGTGCGGACGATCTTGCTGATGTCGTTGGACGCGGCGTCGGCGTGGGGCAGGGGGCCCGGATCCGCGACCTCGACCCTCCACCCGCGCGCGCTCAGCTCGAGCGCGGCCGTAAGCCCATAGATGCCGGCCCCGAGGACGAGCGCGCGGCGTGGATGAGGAGTCTGCATGGCCGGACGATCGGGTGCGCCGGCGCCGTTCGCAACGGGACGGGCGTCGGGGTCAGGAAGGTCCGCCCATCGGCTCCGCGCGGGTGACCCGCAAGGTCAGCAGGCCGCCGCAGGTGGCCGCGGGCGCGAGGGTCGCGTGCACGCCCACGCGTTCACCAGCGGGGAGAGCGCGTGCCGCCTCCCCCGTCAGGCCGAAGACCTCGGTCTCCGACATGTGCAGCGTGGTGCAGGATCCTTCCGTGCCCACGGTGCCCTGCACGCGCACGGTGCCGTCCGCCTCGGTGACCAGGAAGGGATCGGCGAAGCGCACCGGCCGCTGGTCCGCGTAGGCCATGTAGAAGAGGTACGTCCGTCCGGGCTCGACCCACGAGGGGATCTCCGCCTCCACCCGGACCAGACCGTCCTCGTCCGAGACGCCCTCCCCGAGGATCTCGTGGGGGCTGCCGATCCCGCCGAAGCCCACCACGATCGGCGTGCGGCCGGTCAGATCCCGCACCGTCACGGTCACCTTCGCCCCCTCGGGGCCGCCCCGCGGGTCCACCTCGAGCGCGACGGCGGAGAGGGTCGCGCGCGGGCCCGACGATGCCGGCCGGGCCGCCAGGAGCGGGAGGGCCAGCAGGAGCAGCGGGAGCGTGGGACGAAGCATGGCTCGGCGGGTCCGTCAGCGAGGACACGGGCGTGGGAGGAGGATCCTACCCCGAATCCGCCGTTCCAGCCACGCGCGGCGCACTGCCGAGGTGGACAGAGGGGGGTGGGGGGGGCGTATAGTTCAAGATTGAACTTCCTCATCCATTCCCCACCCCCCGTGCAGGAGGCTGTCCATGAAGCTCGTCCGTTGGATGATGGCCCTGACCCTCGGCCTGGTATCCGCCTGCGGTGGCGGGGACGGCGGGACCGGACCGGTGAACCCGCCGCCCCCCGCGACGCAGACCCTGGCGTCCGTCCGCTTCCCCAGCACCACGCTTTCCCTCACCGCGGGTCAGGTCACCACGCTGACGCCGCAGGCGATCGACCAGAACGGTGGAGTCATCGCCAACGTGAGCGGCTTCTCGTTCTCCTCGTCGGACGGCGCCGTGGTCGAGGTGGCGGGCGGCGGCGATGCGCTGGGCCTCTCGGCCGGGTCGGCGACGGTGACGGCGACACTCACCCGGGACGGCGTGACCGCGTCCGCGACGGTGACGATCACGGTCAGCGGCTCGCTTCCCACCACGGCCACCGTCACAGCCGGTAGCAGCGACAACACCTTCACGCCGCAGACGTTGGTCGTGGCCCGCAATGCGGTGGTGACGTGGGGCTTCGGCACGCTGCTGCACAACGTCACGTTCGGAGCGGCCACGGGCGCGCCCTCCAACATCCCGAACTCGAGCACCACGCAGGTGGCGCGGACGTTCGCGACGGCCGGCGATTTCCCGTACGACTGCACCTTGCACTCCGGGATGTCGGGGACGGTACGCGTGCGGTGATCCGGTGACCCGGGCGGAGCGCTCCGGCTGCTCCGCCCGCCCGGCACCCGCATCTTCCGGGCAACGCCCGGGCGGGGCGGCGGCGTCCCACGGGGACGTCCCGCCCCGCCGCCCTCTGGAGGTCCCATGCCGCAACTCCGCGTCGCTTCCTCGCTGCTCCTCTGCTCCGTCCTGTGGGCCGGTGCAGCGCCGCAGGAACCGCCTTCGGGCACGGTGCTCGTCGC is from Gemmatimonadota bacterium and encodes:
- a CDS encoding DUF839 domain-containing protein yields the protein MIQNGPFAPLDRRAFLRRAAGAGGGALLAPSLTGLWSLAGCAASEGAVRAPSYGALVPAPGISELEIPPGFRCVRLSEGARPSTVRGGLDVPNAFDGMAVFRLPNGNLRLIRNHEMVDDAGAGVTLATPAYDPLASGGTTSLEVRIRSVGDDLEVELVDEFVSLAGTRVNCAGGPTPWGSWLSCEENTWGAGHGFERPHGYIFEVPASATGPVAPVPLVAMGRFVHEAIAVDPATGIVYETEDAWYVPDDATRPGAGFYRFLPEQPGTLAAGGRLQMLAVDDRPGYVTARGQTQGAVLPVHWVDIADPDPANAEDDPAAVFRQGHSAGGAVFARLEGAAAVDDGIYIVSTNGGDAEAGQVFFYRPTGPDHGELVLVFESPSPDVLDAPDNICLRPGGALFMCEDGRGDQYVRGLDADGRIIDVVRHLAGSEETAGEMAGACFSPDGRVLFFNTQGGRRRGETLASATYAVWGPWHEGPL
- a CDS encoding P1 family peptidase; translated protein: MKRGGRRNAQAALYLCAQALAATGTAAAQDRSGLWRGTARYPDGATESWTLHVWSNAGVAHGDLLFDAGSGMVLHDVDRSDGFAFAFQGSGMSGPVQCSLRGTRTLAGSCTDPSGGSVSLSLETVADGAAPDYRDDGSVRPRAREIGLVVGVLPTGTHNAITDVPGVRVGHATVMEGDSIRTGVTAVVPAAGDLYARPVPAWIHSANGYGKLIGETQVREFGEIETPVLLTCTLCVWSAARGLAWTLMDADPGPDHTINPVVGETNDSWLNDMWVDPIGPEHVREALANARSGPVAEGSVGAGTGTTAFGWKGGIGTSSRLLPASLGGWSVGVLVQTNFGGTLSMNGAPVGRALGSFSYEAALSVPDAPPQPSAQDGGSLMIVVATDAPLTAAALARLSERAMLGAGRTGSFMHNSSGDYVIAFSSAESVRRPRDDPEPRALPSLSNAQMSPLFAAVVEATEEAIYNALLKATTVRGRGRVYKALPLASTRRILEEYGALDQNRSLPPRR
- a CDS encoding FAD-dependent oxidoreductase codes for the protein MQTPHPRRALVLGAGIYGLTAALELSARGWRVEVADPGPLPHADAASNDISKIVRTDYGADAFYTALAEAAVRGWGEWNEQWGWPAFERTGFLLLSRRPLVPGSFEHDSWGVALERKQRVERVDARMLRDSFPLWSSGPWVDGYLNLDGGWSPSARVLVELAQRAAEMGVDLQEGRCAHAIEHDARGPVVRWTDGSSAGADVVLVAAGSWTPLLLPELSDRISAVGQPVFHLRVEDPDRFRPPGFRVWAADIARSGWYGFPALPDGRLKIANHGPGVPLAPGAPRVVLPEHESHLRTFLAEALPEVAQAPIVQRRLCVYTETFDNDFLIDRHPDRPGVFVASGGSGHGYKFAPLLGALAADAVEGRDNPWLHRFRWRALGPRRTEPARWTGLQEAS